In the genome of Rhodoferax sp. BAB1, one region contains:
- the folC gene encoding bifunctional tetrahydrofolate synthase/dihydrofolate synthase, protein MNTLSDWLAHCERLHPKTIDMGLDRVKAVAQRMGLSFECPIITVAGTNGKGSTCAMLESILGQAGYRTGVYTSPHLVHFEERLRLRGEAVKADELLPSFARVELARTADGDEISLSYFEFTTLAILDCIAQAGVDVAILEVGLGGRLDAVNILDADCAIITSIDLDHMELLGPDRESIGREKAGIMRTGRPVVVSDPIPPQSVIDHAAAIDAELWRFGRDFNYSGDKQQWSWAGRDRRYSGLAYPALRGANQLVNASGVLAALTALREKLPVTAQAVRNGLAFVELPGRFQIIPGQPTLVLDVAHNPHSVAALTANLDAMGYYPTTHAVFGAMADKDLAPMLARIMPLVDRWYFTDLPTPRAASAADLQARCQALNPGVASASALFADPLLALRAAVAAADPADRIVVFGSFYTVGGVLKEGVPRLQAQHLKP, encoded by the coding sequence ATGAACACGCTTTCTGACTGGCTGGCCCACTGCGAGCGCCTGCATCCCAAGACCATCGACATGGGGCTGGACCGCGTCAAGGCCGTGGCCCAGCGCATGGGCCTCAGCTTCGAATGTCCGATCATCACCGTGGCCGGCACCAATGGCAAGGGTTCCACCTGCGCCATGCTGGAGTCCATCCTCGGCCAGGCCGGCTACCGCACCGGCGTCTACACCTCGCCGCATCTCGTGCACTTCGAGGAACGCCTGCGCCTGCGGGGCGAGGCGGTCAAGGCCGACGAGTTGCTGCCGTCCTTTGCGCGTGTCGAGCTGGCCCGCACCGCGGACGGCGACGAGATCTCGCTGAGTTACTTCGAATTCACCACCCTGGCCATCCTGGACTGCATCGCGCAGGCAGGCGTGGACGTGGCCATCCTGGAGGTGGGCCTGGGCGGGCGGCTCGATGCCGTCAACATCCTCGATGCCGACTGCGCCATCATCACCAGCATCGACCTTGACCACATGGAACTGCTCGGCCCCGACCGCGAAAGCATCGGCCGCGAGAAGGCCGGCATCATGCGCACCGGGCGCCCGGTGGTGGTGAGCGATCCCATCCCGCCGCAAAGCGTGATCGACCATGCTGCCGCCATCGACGCCGAACTCTGGCGTTTCGGCCGCGACTTCAACTACTCGGGGGACAAGCAGCAGTGGAGCTGGGCCGGCCGGGACCGCCGTTACAGCGGCCTGGCCTACCCGGCGCTGCGCGGTGCCAACCAGCTGGTCAACGCCTCGGGGGTGCTGGCCGCCCTCACGGCGCTGCGCGAGAAGCTGCCGGTAACGGCGCAGGCCGTACGCAATGGCCTGGCCTTCGTGGAATTGCCCGGGCGTTTCCAGATCATCCCGGGCCAACCCACCCTGGTGCTCGACGTGGCGCACAACCCGCATTCGGTGGCTGCGCTGACCGCCAATCTGGACGCCATGGGCTACTACCCCACGACCCATGCCGTTTTCGGTGCCATGGCCGACAAGGACCTGGCGCCCATGCTGGCGCGCATCATGCCGCTGGTGGACCGCTGGTATTTCACCGATCTGCCCACGCCGCGGGCCGCCAGCGCGGCCGATCTGCAGGCCCGCTGCCAGGCGCTGAACCCGGGCGTGGCCAGCGCGTCCGCGCTCTTCGCCGACCCCCTGTTGGCCCTGCGTGCGGCCGTCGCCGCAGCGGACCCCGCTGATAGAATCGTGGTCTTCGGATCGTTCTACACGGTCGGTGGCGTTCTGAAGGAAGGCGTGCCGCGCCTTCAAGCCCAGCATCTCAAACCCTGA
- a CDS encoding DUF1653 domain-containing protein, whose product MSDENLPPLIETRPGLYRHYKNLMYEVLGTVRHSETLEPMTLYRALYGERGLWVRPAAMFNEEVVIAGVRQPRFTWVGEAGSSAP is encoded by the coding sequence ATGAGCGATGAAAACCTCCCCCCGCTGATCGAAACCCGCCCCGGCCTCTACCGGCACTACAAGAATCTGATGTACGAGGTGCTGGGCACCGTGCGTCACAGCGAGACGCTGGAGCCCATGACCCTGTACCGCGCGCTTTACGGTGAGCGCGGCCTGTGGGTGCGGCCGGCGGCGATGTTCAACGAAGAAGTCGTGATCGCCGGCGTACGCCAGCCGCGTTTCACCTGGGTGGGCGAAGCCGGTTCGTCTGCGCCCTGA
- the argG gene encoding argininosuccinate synthase: MATILQNLPIGQKVGIAFSGGLDTSAALLWMKLKGAEPYAYTANLGQPDEPDYDAIPRKAMEYGAKLARLIDCRRQLAHEGIAALQAGAFHITTAGATYFNTTPLGRAVTGTMLVAAMKEDDVNIWGDGSTFKGNDIERFYRYGLLTNPSLKIYKPWLDQLFIDELGGRAEMSAFMTQHGFGYKMSAEKAYSTDSNMLGATHEAKDLEQLNSGIKIVNPIMGVAFWKDDVVVKREEVTVRFEEGQPVALNGVRFDDPVALILEANRIGGRHGLGMSDQIENRIIEAKSRGIYEAPGLALLYIAYERLVTGIHNEDTIEQYRDNGRKLGRLLYQGRWFDPQAIMLREAAQRWIAHAVTGEVTLELRRGNDYSILNTESPNLTYAPERLSMEKVEDAPFSPLDRIGQLTMRNLDITDTRAKLGIYSQTGLLSAGVGAELLSFDTKSKK; this comes from the coding sequence ATGGCCACCATCCTGCAAAACCTCCCCATCGGCCAGAAGGTCGGCATCGCCTTCTCGGGCGGCCTGGACACCAGCGCCGCCCTGCTGTGGATGAAGCTCAAGGGCGCCGAGCCCTACGCCTACACTGCCAACCTGGGCCAGCCCGACGAACCGGACTACGACGCCATCCCGCGCAAGGCCATGGAATATGGCGCCAAGCTGGCCCGCCTGATCGACTGCCGCCGCCAGCTGGCGCACGAAGGCATTGCCGCGCTGCAGGCCGGCGCCTTCCACATCACCACCGCCGGCGCCACTTACTTCAACACCACGCCGCTGGGCCGTGCCGTCACCGGCACCATGCTGGTGGCAGCGATGAAGGAAGACGACGTCAACATCTGGGGTGACGGCTCGACCTTCAAGGGCAATGACATCGAGCGCTTCTACCGCTACGGCCTGCTGACCAACCCCTCGCTCAAGATCTACAAGCCCTGGCTGGACCAGCTTTTCATCGACGAGCTGGGCGGCCGCGCCGAGATGAGCGCCTTCATGACGCAGCACGGCTTCGGCTACAAGATGAGCGCCGAGAAGGCCTACAGCACCGATTCCAACATGCTGGGCGCCACGCACGAAGCCAAAGACCTGGAGCAGCTGAACTCCGGCATCAAGATCGTGAACCCCATCATGGGCGTGGCCTTCTGGAAAGACGACGTGGTCGTCAAGCGCGAGGAAGTGACCGTACGCTTCGAGGAAGGCCAGCCTGTGGCGCTGAACGGCGTGCGCTTCGATGACCCGGTGGCCCTGATCCTGGAAGCCAACCGCATCGGCGGGCGCCACGGCCTGGGCATGAGCGACCAGATCGAGAACCGCATCATCGAGGCCAAGAGCCGCGGCATCTACGAAGCCCCCGGCCTGGCCCTGCTCTACATCGCCTACGAACGCCTGGTGACCGGCATCCACAACGAGGACACCATCGAGCAATACCGCGACAACGGCCGCAAGCTGGGCCGCCTGCTCTACCAGGGCCGCTGGTTCGACCCGCAGGCCATCATGCTGCGCGAAGCCGCCCAGCGCTGGATTGCCCACGCCGTCACCGGCGAGGTCACGCTGGAGCTGCGCCGCGGCAACGACTACTCCATCCTCAACACCGAGAGCCCCAACCTCACCTACGCGCCCGAGCGCCTGAGCATGGAGAAGGTGGAGGACGCGCCTTTCAGCCCGCTGGACCGCATCGGCCAGCTGACCATGCGCAACCTGGACATCACGGACACGCGCGCCAAGCTGGGCATCTATTCCCAGACCGGCCTGCTGTCGGCTGGCGTCGGTGCCGAACTGCTGTCGTTCGATACCAAGAGCAAGAAGTGA
- a CDS encoding pyrimidine/purine nucleoside phosphorylase, giving the protein MTQQYTGVTVTTQANVYFDGKCVSHSITLADGTKKSVGVVLPATLTFNTGAPEIMECVAGSCEYKLKGSDAWVKSAAGSKFSVPGNSSFEIRVTEPYHYICHFG; this is encoded by the coding sequence ATGACCCAGCAATACACCGGCGTGACCGTCACCACCCAGGCCAATGTCTATTTCGACGGCAAGTGCGTCAGCCACAGCATCACCCTGGCCGACGGCACCAAAAAATCCGTCGGCGTGGTCCTGCCCGCCACCCTGACCTTCAACACCGGTGCGCCCGAGATCATGGAATGCGTGGCCGGCAGCTGCGAGTACAAGCTCAAGGGCTCGGACGCCTGGGTCAAGTCGGCCGCGGGCAGCAAGTTCAGCGTGCCCGGCAACTCGAGCTTCGAGATCCGGGTCACCGAGCCCTACCACTACATCTGCCACTTCGGTTAA
- a CDS encoding SPOR domain-containing protein: MAFFKFRKGGDDQTAPAAQPESVEVLRRRAKNRLIGSAILVLIGVIGFPLLVDKQPRPVAVDLPIEIPDKNKVLPLTAPALPAPAAAVPETPPSASASGPITEAAPASAAKPAPAAKPEARPEPKATKPDTKAEPKKADSKAAAETRYVVQVGSFADESRAREARSKIERAGLKNYTQAVETKDGKRIRVRAGPFASKAEAERAAEKLKKLDLPGTVLSL, encoded by the coding sequence ATGGCCTTTTTCAAGTTCCGCAAGGGTGGTGACGATCAGACAGCGCCTGCCGCGCAGCCCGAGAGCGTCGAGGTGCTGCGTCGGCGCGCCAAGAACCGGCTGATCGGTTCGGCCATCCTGGTGCTGATCGGCGTCATCGGTTTTCCCCTGCTGGTGGACAAGCAGCCGCGCCCCGTGGCGGTGGACCTGCCGATCGAGATCCCCGACAAGAACAAGGTGCTGCCGCTGACCGCCCCCGCCCTGCCGGCGCCGGCAGCCGCTGTACCCGAAACCCCGCCCTCCGCCTCGGCCTCGGGCCCCATCACCGAAGCAGCCCCTGCTTCAGCGGCCAAACCGGCGCCGGCTGCCAAACCCGAGGCCAGGCCTGAACCCAAGGCGACCAAGCCCGACACCAAGGCAGAACCCAAAAAGGCCGACAGCAAGGCGGCGGCCGAAACCCGTTACGTGGTGCAGGTCGGCTCCTTTGCCGACGAAAGCCGTGCGCGCGAGGCGCGCAGCAAGATCGAGCGCGCCGGCCTCAAGAATTACACCCAGGCCGTGGAGACCAAGGACGGCAAGCGCATCCGGGTGCGTGCCGGCCCCTTTGCCAGCAAGGCCGAGGCCGAGCGTGCCGCGGAGAAGCTCAAGAAACTCGATCTGCCGGGAACGGTGCTGAGCCTGTAA
- a CDS encoding YceH family protein: MTLSTHALPQPSTLSAVEARVLGTLMEKARTVPDSYPLTLNSLLLGCNQKTSREPLMELDEAQVATALDTLKPLGLVREVSGGRTARYEHNAQRAIGVPEQSAVLLGLLMLRGPQTAGELRLNTERWYKFADISSVEGFLEELQERPAEKGGPLVIKLARTPGTREQRWAHLLCGPVDETQAGPITAARTPGGEVTGNTVERLAQLEAEVAQLRVTVQRLCAELGMSPPGQP; encoded by the coding sequence ATGACCCTGAGCACACACGCCCTGCCCCAGCCATCGACTCTGAGCGCCGTGGAGGCGCGTGTGCTGGGCACCCTGATGGAGAAGGCCCGCACCGTGCCGGACAGCTATCCGCTCACGCTCAACTCGCTGCTGCTGGGCTGCAACCAGAAGACCAGCCGCGAGCCGCTGATGGAACTGGATGAGGCGCAGGTCGCCACCGCGCTGGACACATTGAAGCCGCTCGGGCTGGTGCGCGAAGTCAGCGGCGGGCGCACGGCGCGTTATGAGCACAACGCCCAGCGCGCCATCGGCGTGCCGGAGCAATCGGCCGTGCTGCTGGGCTTGCTGATGCTGCGCGGCCCGCAAACTGCGGGCGAGTTGCGGCTCAACACCGAGCGCTGGTACAAGTTCGCCGACATCTCCTCCGTAGAGGGTTTCCTGGAGGAACTGCAAGAGCGCCCGGCCGAAAAAGGCGGCCCCCTGGTCATCAAGCTGGCCAGGACACCCGGCACGCGCGAGCAACGCTGGGCGCACCTGCTGTGCGGCCCGGTCGACGAGACGCAGGCCGGGCCCATAACGGCAGCCCGCACCCCAGGCGGCGAAGTCACCGGCAACACCGTGGAGCGGCTGGCGCAGCTCGAAGCAGAGGTCGCGCAGCTGCGTGTCACCGTGCAGCGACTGTGCGCGGAACTCGGCATGTCGCCACCTGGACAGCCGTAA
- a CDS encoding RsmB/NOP family class I SAM-dependent RNA methyltransferase codes for MHPQTLLDVCTELVRLTLKFDHPADAIVSRFFREHRGLGPRERATLAETVYTVLRKKLLFEKLALSGSGPRERRLAILGFHGPRDFIKSVLIEQEKQWLDQCDQVKPTELMDLHRHNLPEWLVQPLKDQLGAGFWPLVESLNLGAGLDLRVNTQLAKREAIQKELKEAGIKAVPTPYSPWGLRIDGKPALNKLDAFTRGAIEVQDEGSQLLALLLDAHRGEMVVDFCAGAGGKTLAIGAAMRSTGRLYAFDTSGHRLEALKPRLARSGLSNVHPAAIAHERDERIKRLAGKIDRVLVDAPCSGLGTLRRNPDLKWRQSLQAVEEMTVKQAAILASAARLLKSGGRLVYATCSVLPQENEAIAEAFCADHPDFQPLDAGELLTQLKVPGADRLCHGGDNGQKYLRLWPHLHQTDGFFAAIWQKK; via the coding sequence ATGCATCCCCAAACCCTGCTGGACGTCTGCACCGAGCTCGTCCGGCTCACCCTCAAGTTCGACCACCCGGCCGACGCCATCGTGTCGCGCTTTTTCCGCGAGCACCGTGGCCTGGGCCCGCGCGAGCGCGCCACCCTGGCCGAGACGGTCTACACCGTGCTGCGCAAGAAGCTGCTGTTCGAGAAGCTGGCGCTCTCGGGCAGCGGGCCCAGGGAGCGGCGCCTGGCCATCCTCGGCTTCCACGGCCCGCGTGACTTCATCAAGAGCGTTCTGATCGAGCAGGAAAAGCAGTGGCTGGACCAGTGCGACCAGGTCAAGCCGACTGAATTGATGGACCTGCACCGCCACAACCTGCCTGAATGGCTGGTGCAACCGCTGAAAGACCAGCTGGGCGCAGGTTTCTGGCCCCTGGTCGAGAGCCTCAACCTAGGCGCGGGCCTGGACCTGCGCGTCAACACCCAGCTCGCGAAGCGCGAGGCCATCCAGAAGGAATTGAAGGAGGCTGGCATCAAGGCGGTGCCCACACCGTATTCACCCTGGGGGCTGCGCATCGACGGCAAGCCGGCGCTGAACAAGCTGGACGCCTTCACGCGCGGGGCCATCGAAGTGCAGGACGAGGGTTCGCAACTGCTGGCGCTGCTGCTGGATGCCCATCGCGGCGAGATGGTGGTGGATTTCTGTGCCGGCGCTGGCGGCAAGACCCTCGCCATCGGTGCGGCCATGCGCAGCACGGGCCGGCTGTATGCCTTCGACACCTCGGGTCACCGGCTCGAAGCCCTCAAACCCCGGCTGGCGCGCAGCGGCCTGTCCAATGTGCACCCGGCGGCCATCGCCCATGAGCGGGATGAGCGCATCAAGCGCCTGGCTGGCAAGATCGACCGCGTGCTGGTCGACGCGCCCTGCTCGGGCCTGGGCACCCTGCGCCGCAACCCCGACCTGAAATGGCGCCAGAGCCTGCAGGCCGTGGAAGAGATGACGGTCAAGCAGGCCGCCATCCTGGCCAGCGCCGCCCGCCTGCTCAAGTCCGGCGGCCGGCTGGTCTACGCCACCTGCAGTGTGCTGCCGCAGGAAAACGAGGCCATCGCCGAGGCCTTTTGCGCCGACCACCCCGACTTTCAGCCCCTGGACGCCGGCGAACTCCTGACCCAGCTCAAGGTCCCGGGCGCCGACCGCCTGTGCCATGGGGGCGACAATGGCCAGAAATACCTGCGGCTTTGGCCCCATCTGCATCAAACGGACGGCTTCTTCGCTGCAATTTGGCAAAAAAAGTAG
- a CDS encoding CvpA family protein yields the protein MAIAVLDWIFIAALLASTALGVWRGFVYEVMSVLNWLLAFVLAQWLGADVGRQLPIDSSSEALVQIIGFVLVFVASVFIGGLVVWGIPKLIEQAGLRPVDRVLGGVFGLLRGVILLLALAVLVLMSSLKSQAWWREAKAARVSVEVLKVLKPMLPQSVGKYLP from the coding sequence ATGGCCATCGCCGTACTCGACTGGATTTTCATCGCTGCCTTGCTGGCCTCGACCGCCCTGGGTGTCTGGCGCGGTTTTGTTTACGAGGTGATGTCGGTATTGAACTGGCTGCTGGCCTTCGTGCTGGCCCAGTGGCTGGGTGCCGATGTCGGCCGCCAGTTGCCGATCGACAGCAGCTCGGAGGCCTTGGTCCAGATCATCGGTTTTGTGCTGGTTTTCGTGGCGTCCGTGTTCATCGGCGGTCTGGTCGTGTGGGGTATACCCAAATTGATCGAGCAGGCCGGCCTGCGGCCCGTGGACCGGGTGCTGGGCGGTGTGTTCGGCCTGCTGCGCGGCGTCATCCTGTTGCTGGCACTGGCGGTGCTGGTGCTGATGTCGTCGCTCAAGAGCCAGGCCTGGTGGCGTGAGGCCAAGGCCGCGCGGGTGTCGGTGGAGGTGCTGAAGGTGCTCAAGCCGATGCTGCCGCAAAGTGTGGGAAAGTATTTGCCCTGA
- a CDS encoding ArsC family reductase: protein MKNSITLYGISNCDTVKKARAWLAEHQVEVLFHDFKKQGVPEARLDHWLATAGWEKLLNRQGTTWRKLEPATQAGVTDARSARALMLAQASVIKRPVVEWNAQDVSVGFDATEWLQRL from the coding sequence ATGAAGAATTCCATCACCCTCTACGGCATCTCCAACTGCGACACGGTGAAAAAGGCGCGCGCCTGGCTTGCTGAACATCAGGTGGAGGTGTTGTTCCACGATTTCAAGAAGCAGGGCGTGCCCGAAGCCCGTCTGGACCACTGGCTGGCCACGGCCGGCTGGGAAAAGCTGCTGAACCGCCAGGGCACGACCTGGCGCAAGCTGGAGCCGGCCACCCAGGCCGGCGTCACCGATGCCCGCAGTGCCCGCGCCCTGATGCTGGCCCAGGCCAGCGTGATCAAGCGCCCCGTGGTCGAATGGAATGCGCAGGATGTGAGCGTGGGCTTCGACGCCACGGAGTGGCTCCAGCGCCTCTGA
- a CDS encoding acyl-CoA desaturase has product MFLPDWAVLNAAIDWLAHGLLDLSWWQIALVALALTHVTIASVTIFLHRHQAHRALDLHAIPSHFFRFWLWLTTGMVTKEWAAIHRKHHAKCEQAEDPHSPQVYGIKKVFFEGSELYRAEAKNQETMARYGHGTPDDWIERNLYTRYSWQGVGLMMIIDLALFGAAGAAVWALQMAWIPITAAGIINGIGHYWGYRNFEAPDASTNISPWGIIIGGEELHNNHHTYPTSAKLSVKPYEFDIGWMYISILSAMGLAKVKKTAPKLALGDIKPVADDKTLEALIANRYEIMAGYAAGMQRAFQQEVASLKARSADTAVIKAASRWLHRDEDKVPATVAPVLAQARAASPVLDKMVTMREELRQLWLNTSLSREQLLANLQAWCHRAEESGIAALQEFSMKLRMARA; this is encoded by the coding sequence ATGTTCTTACCTGACTGGGCTGTGCTGAACGCGGCCATTGACTGGCTGGCGCACGGCCTGTTGGACCTGAGCTGGTGGCAGATTGCCCTGGTCGCCCTGGCCTTGACCCACGTCACGATTGCCAGCGTCACCATCTTCCTGCACCGCCACCAGGCGCACCGCGCGCTGGATCTGCACGCCATCCCCTCGCACTTCTTCCGTTTCTGGCTGTGGCTGACCACGGGCATGGTGACCAAGGAGTGGGCCGCCATCCACCGCAAGCACCACGCCAAGTGCGAGCAGGCCGAAGACCCGCACAGCCCGCAGGTCTACGGCATCAAGAAAGTCTTCTTCGAAGGCTCCGAGCTCTATCGTGCCGAAGCCAAGAACCAGGAGACCATGGCCCGTTATGGCCACGGCACCCCGGACGACTGGATCGAGCGCAACCTCTACACCCGTTATTCCTGGCAGGGCGTGGGTCTGATGATGATCATCGACCTGGCCCTGTTCGGTGCCGCCGGTGCGGCCGTCTGGGCCCTGCAGATGGCCTGGATCCCGATCACCGCCGCCGGCATCATCAACGGCATCGGTCACTACTGGGGTTACCGCAACTTCGAGGCACCCGACGCCAGCACCAACATCTCCCCCTGGGGCATCATCATCGGCGGTGAGGAGTTGCACAACAACCACCACACCTATCCGACCTCGGCCAAGCTGTCCGTGAAGCCCTACGAGTTCGACATCGGCTGGATGTACATCAGCATCCTGAGCGCCATGGGCCTGGCCAAGGTCAAGAAGACCGCACCCAAGCTGGCCCTGGGTGACATCAAGCCCGTGGCCGACGACAAGACCCTCGAGGCCTTGATCGCCAACCGCTACGAGATCATGGCCGGCTACGCCGCCGGCATGCAGCGCGCCTTCCAGCAGGAAGTCGCCTCCCTCAAGGCCCGCAGCGCCGACACCGCCGTCATCAAGGCCGCCAGCCGCTGGCTGCATCGTGACGAAGACAAGGTTCCCGCCACCGTGGCTCCCGTGCTGGCCCAGGCCCGCGCCGCTTCCCCGGTGCTGGACAAGATGGTCACCATGCGCGAAGAACTGCGCCAGCTCTGGCTGAACACCTCGCTCTCGCGCGAGCAGCTGCTGGCCAATCTGCAGGCCTGGTGCCACCGTGCCGAAGAGAGCGGCATCGCTGCGCTGCAGGAGTTCTCGATGAAGTTGCGGATGGCTCGCGCCTGA
- the purN gene encoding phosphoribosylglycinamide formyltransferase, translating to MKNIVILISGGGSNMAAIVQTAEREDWRDRYGARVAAVLSNKADAKGLVLARERGIATAVLDHKAYDSREAFDAALMAAIDAHQPALVVLAGFMRILTPGFVQHYAGRLLNIHPSLLPAFTGLHTHRRAIEAGCKFAGATVHQVTAELDHGPILAQAVVPVLPQDDEHTLAARVLTQEHQIYPRAIVDLLQKL from the coding sequence ATGAAAAACATCGTCATTTTGATCTCAGGCGGCGGCTCGAATATGGCGGCCATCGTCCAGACGGCCGAACGTGAGGATTGGCGAGACAGATACGGCGCCCGTGTGGCCGCCGTGCTGAGCAACAAGGCCGATGCCAAGGGCCTGGTCCTGGCCCGCGAACGCGGCATCGCCACCGCCGTGCTCGACCACAAGGCCTACGACAGCCGCGAGGCCTTCGACGCCGCCCTGATGGCCGCCATCGACGCGCACCAGCCCGCCCTGGTGGTGCTGGCCGGTTTCATGCGCATCCTGACGCCGGGTTTTGTCCAGCACTACGCCGGGCGCCTGCTCAACATCCATCCTTCATTGCTGCCGGCTTTCACGGGCCTGCATACGCACCGCCGTGCCATCGAGGCCGGTTGCAAGTTTGCCGGCGCCACCGTGCACCAGGTCACGGCCGAACTGGACCATGGGCCCATCCTGGCCCAGGCCGTGGTGCCGGTGCTGCCGCAGGACGACGAACACACCCTCGCCGCCCGCGTACTGACGCAGGAGCACCAGATCTACCCGCGGGCGATCGTCGATTTGCTACAGAAGTTGTAG
- the purF gene encoding amidophosphoribosyltransferase yields the protein MCGIVGVVSNAPVNQLIYDSLLLLQHRGQDAAGIVTQQDRKFFMHKAKGMVKDVFRTRNMRALPGNCGLGQARYPTAGNAYSEEEAQPFYVNAPFGIVLVHNGNLTNAHALKAELFNTDHRHINTESDSEVLLNVLADELDKSTRGKPLRVGEVFAAVRQVHKRIRGSYAVIALIAGHGVLAFRDPYGIRPLCMGRSAEGTVMLASESVVLEGTGHVLERDIAPGEAVFIDLEGRVSALQCADVPRLHPCIFEFVYLARPDSVMDGISVYQARLNLGETLAKRVVSTVPPSEIDVVIPIPESSRPSAMQLAQLLGLPYREGFVKNRYVGRTFIMPGQAVRKKSVRQKLNVIGSEFKGRNVLLVDDSIVRGTTSREIVQMAREAGANKVYMASAAPPVRFPNVYGIDMPTVEELVAHGRTVEEVRQIIGADALIYQDVDAMKHAIGKLNKKISGFDASCFDGVYVTGDIQAEDIARLNASRVKGGEDDADTSRLALPNHQGD from the coding sequence ATGTGTGGAATCGTCGGCGTTGTCAGCAACGCACCCGTCAACCAGCTGATCTATGACTCGCTGCTGCTGCTGCAGCACCGCGGGCAGGATGCGGCCGGCATCGTGACCCAGCAGGATCGCAAGTTCTTCATGCACAAGGCCAAGGGCATGGTGAAGGACGTGTTCCGCACGCGCAATATGCGTGCGTTGCCGGGCAACTGCGGCCTGGGCCAGGCCCGTTATCCGACGGCGGGCAACGCCTACAGCGAGGAAGAGGCGCAGCCCTTCTACGTGAACGCGCCCTTCGGCATCGTGCTGGTGCACAACGGCAACCTGACCAATGCGCATGCGCTCAAGGCCGAGCTGTTCAACACCGACCACCGCCACATCAACACCGAGAGCGACTCCGAAGTCCTGCTCAACGTGCTGGCCGACGAACTGGACAAGTCCACGCGCGGCAAACCGCTGCGTGTCGGTGAGGTGTTCGCCGCCGTGCGCCAGGTGCACAAGCGCATCCGCGGCTCCTATGCCGTGATCGCGCTGATCGCCGGCCACGGTGTGCTGGCCTTCCGTGATCCCTATGGCATCCGTCCCCTGTGCATGGGGCGCAGCGCCGAGGGCACGGTGATGCTGGCCAGCGAATCCGTGGTGCTCGAAGGCACGGGCCATGTACTCGAGCGCGACATCGCGCCGGGCGAGGCGGTGTTCATCGACCTGGAAGGCCGCGTCAGCGCCCTGCAGTGCGCCGACGTGCCGCGCCTGCACCCCTGCATCTTCGAATTCGTCTACCTGGCCCGCCCCGACTCGGTGATGGACGGCATCTCGGTCTACCAGGCGCGCCTGAACCTGGGCGAGACCCTGGCCAAGCGCGTGGTCTCCACCGTGCCACCCAGCGAGATCGACGTCGTCATCCCCATCCCCGAATCGAGCCGCCCCAGCGCCATGCAGCTGGCCCAGCTGCTGGGCCTGCCCTACCGCGAGGGTTTCGTGAAGAACCGCTATGTGGGCCGCACCTTCATCATGCCGGGCCAGGCTGTGCGCAAGAAGAGCGTGCGCCAGAAGCTCAACGTGATCGGCAGCGAGTTCAAGGGCCGCAACGTCTTGCTGGTGGACGACTCCATCGTGCGTGGCACGACCAGCCGCGAGATCGTGCAGATGGCGCGCGAGGCCGGCGCCAACAAGGTCTACATGGCCAGTGCCGCGCCGCCGGTGCGTTTCCCCAACGTCTACGGCATCGACATGCCCACGGTGGAAGAGCTGGTGGCGCATGGCCGTACCGTGGAGGAAGTGCGCCAGATCATTGGCGCCGATGCGCTGATCTACCAGGACGTGGACGCCATGAAACATGCCATCGGCAAGCTGAACAAGAAGATCAGCGGTTTCGACGCGTCCTGCTTCGACGGTGTGTATGTCACGGGTGACATCCAGGCCGAAGACATCGCGCGCCTGAATGCCAGCCGCGTCAAGGGGGGCGAGGACGACGCCGACACCTCGCGTCTGGCCCTGCCCAACCACCAGGGGGACTGA